Below is a window of Cytobacillus firmus DNA.
CCGGCTTTTTCCGAGGTGCTGGAAAACGCTCAGCTCGTAGTTGTGCCTATTTCGCAATTTGAAAAGGTGCTTATTGAAAATCCAGAGTTATGTATTAAGGTGTTTAAAGTCCTTGGCGAGAAGATTGTCGATCTGCAGGAGCGCCTGGAATCGCAAATTTTAAACAATACTTATGAGCAAATCATTAAATTGCTTATCCGGCTTGCCAAAATGCATGGAAAAAAACTTGAAAACGGCAGCTTTGTTTTAAAAGGGGACTTTACAAATAAAGACCTTGCCAATATGATTGGCACCACAAGGGAAACGGTCAGCAGGACTTTAACCAAAATGAAAAAAGAAATGTTAATTGAAACAGACCAGGATGGACATTTAATCATAAACCCTGATCAGCTATTAGAAACAATATTTTAAGACCGCACTATGCGGTTTTTTCTTTTTCCTGATTATTCCACAGGAACATCCACCCAATAGGCAGCATACGATATGTTGAAAAATCCTGTTTGAGAGGGGATGGATGGATATGGAGGATCCAAAGAAAAAGGATCGAAACGAACCATTTGGGGATTTGATGAGATCAATGAATCAGCTTTTCCATGAAAAACCTGGCAGAGGATTTCTGCAGACAATGGATGATTTCTTTAAAAATCCCTTCCCGGCTTCTTCTTCCTTCCATGTTGATGTTGCTGAAACTGAAAAGGAACACATCATTAGTGCGGAACTTCCAGGAATAAATAAAGAGCAAATACAGATTGATATCCTGGATAATTATATAACCATTTCAGTTAAATCCTCTGAGATGATAACGGAAGAAGATGAAAAAAACAAAATTTTCCGCAGGCAGCAAAGCATGCAGCGTTCCAGCCGGACAATTCCGCTTCCACAGCCAGTTAATGAAAAGAAAGTAAAAGCGGTTTACCAAAATGGCCTTTTGCAAATCACAGTACCTAAGCAGCAGGGAAAAAGAATCCTGATCGATGAGAACTGATTCTGGCTGCACTTTTATAGAGTCTGGATAAACAAAAACAAGCAGTATCAAGCCTGCTTGTTTTTGTTGTTCATCTAAGCTGGGCTTAACTGTTCAGTTTAGATGTATCAATCCAATTATTGAAATAGCCGGTCGGAACACTGAAATAATCCTTTGTGAAGGATATAAACTCCTTCGTATCGACCTCTTTATAGCGGAATTTCTGATAATAATCTGACAGGAACTGCATCCCCACTTCCTTAGGGGATTCTCCTTTCAAGGTATACTTTTCCTGAATCATTTGTAAAATCTCCAAAGCAGGCTGGCCATAAATATATCCTGTATGCTTTACCTCATTAACCGGCACATTTGAATATTGCCTGCCCAGACCAGCTTCCTCGATAGCCTCCATCCGATAATGGGAGATGCCAAATGCCTGTCGTTCAGCTTGGTTTTGTCCTGCATAGAAGTACATAGAGGTGGCAAATTCAGTAATCCCTTCATCAAT
It encodes the following:
- a CDS encoding Crp/Fnr family transcriptional regulator, which codes for MKAEEIKGVLSQFSLFKELNSEELDKVVEISISREWKKGSHVFLQDDPLDNVYFINNGRVKIYRSDINGKEQIVAILAKGEMFPHVGFFRKGGYPAFSEVLENAQLVVVPISQFEKVLIENPELCIKVFKVLGEKIVDLQERLESQILNNTYEQIIKLLIRLAKMHGKKLENGSFVLKGDFTNKDLANMIGTTRETVSRTLTKMKKEMLIETDQDGHLIINPDQLLETIF
- a CDS encoding Hsp20 family protein — translated: MEDPKKKDRNEPFGDLMRSMNQLFHEKPGRGFLQTMDDFFKNPFPASSSFHVDVAETEKEHIISAELPGINKEQIQIDILDNYITISVKSSEMITEEDEKNKIFRRQQSMQRSSRTIPLPQPVNEKKVKAVYQNGLLQITVPKQQGKRILIDEN